A region from the Sulfitobacter sp. D7 genome encodes:
- a CDS encoding SPOR domain-containing protein, producing MADFTSSPTTAGYAPDSAHGYAVGSGPKTLTTLTNIAGAVVSLALVAGIGVWGYKLLVRDVTGIPVVRAIEGEIRVRPEEPGGELARHQGLSVNVVAAEGSAGRPADQLRLAPRQMELQDEDQPVQVAMVAAKTQGNATPAVAHENDGDLIDASAAIRSGNVQDLVAQLTNGVAPLSGAGASGDPVDAAVAMALADTSVQPKVVKAVLNAPGVRNSLRPRRRPAGGAVVTPAAVQSNPVATVAQEVDPAALPAGTRMAQLGAFDSPEVAREQWDRLQGRFGAYLEGKNRVVQKATSGGRVFYRLRAMGFDDIADARRFCSALVAENADCIPVVMR from the coding sequence ATGGCAGATTTCACGTCTTCCCCGACGACGGCGGGCTATGCGCCCGATTCCGCGCATGGCTACGCAGTGGGCAGCGGGCCCAAGACCCTGACAACGCTCACCAATATCGCAGGTGCTGTGGTTTCCTTGGCGCTTGTCGCGGGGATTGGTGTTTGGGGCTACAAGCTGCTGGTGCGTGATGTGACCGGCATTCCGGTGGTCCGCGCCATCGAAGGCGAGATCCGCGTGCGCCCCGAAGAGCCGGGCGGCGAATTGGCCCGCCATCAGGGCTTATCGGTCAATGTCGTTGCCGCCGAAGGCAGCGCCGGACGGCCCGCAGATCAACTGCGCCTCGCGCCGCGTCAAATGGAATTGCAAGACGAAGACCAGCCCGTTCAAGTGGCGATGGTTGCCGCAAAGACACAGGGCAATGCGACCCCCGCCGTCGCCCACGAGAATGACGGCGACCTGATCGATGCCTCCGCCGCGATCCGCTCTGGCAATGTTCAAGACCTCGTGGCGCAGCTGACCAATGGTGTCGCACCGCTCTCCGGGGCGGGCGCCTCTGGTGATCCGGTCGATGCCGCCGTGGCGATGGCGCTGGCCGATACCTCCGTGCAGCCGAAAGTCGTCAAGGCCGTATTGAACGCGCCCGGCGTGCGCAACTCCCTGCGTCCGCGCCGCCGCCCGGCAGGCGGTGCCGTGGTGACACCCGCCGCAGTCCAGAGCAATCCGGTCGCGACTGTCGCCCAAGAGGTTGATCCCGCGGCCCTTCCCGCTGGCACCCGGATGGCCCAGCTTGGTGCCTTTGACAGCCCCGAGGTTGCCCGCGAACAATGGGACCGTTTGCAGGGCCGTTTCGGTGCCTATCTCGAAGGTAAGAATCGCGTTGTGCAAAAGGCCACCAGCGGCGGGCGGGTGTTCTATCGCCTGCGTGCCATGGGCTTTGACGACATCGCCGATGCGCGGCGCTTCTGTTCGGCACTTGTGGCCGAAAATGCGGATTGCATCCCGGTGGTGATGCGCTGA
- the nagZ gene encoding beta-N-acetylhexosaminidase: MRPFGATILDATGLQLSVEEKAFFRDVRPFGFILFARNIDSPDQVRALCDEMREAAGHEAVITIDQEGGRVQRMRAPQWRDWMPPMELAARAGERATKAFYLMYRIIAHELHSVGIDSNCAPLIDVAGPKTHPFLRNRCYGETPGQVAEIGRAVADALLAGGVLPVMKHMPGHGRATLDSHHNLPRVDARRIDLEAVDFAPFRSLRDLPMGMTAHLVYDALDDTPATLSSEVMRIIRDDIGFDNLVMTDDISMKALQMTPAGSTRAAIAAGCDVALFCNGPLEERRAVAEAAGEMTTATQTRALRALDARQTPDDVDIDALSAQLETLLGGALHG; this comes from the coding sequence ATGCGTCCCTTCGGGGCCACGATCCTCGACGCGACGGGCCTCCAGCTCAGCGTCGAGGAAAAAGCGTTCTTTCGTGACGTGCGGCCCTTCGGCTTCATCCTTTTCGCCCGCAACATCGACAGCCCGGATCAGGTCCGCGCGCTATGTGATGAGATGCGCGAGGCGGCAGGCCATGAGGCAGTAATCACCATCGACCAAGAGGGAGGCCGCGTGCAGCGGATGCGCGCCCCGCAGTGGCGCGATTGGATGCCGCCGATGGAACTGGCCGCGCGCGCCGGGGAACGGGCGACGAAGGCCTTTTACTTGATGTACCGGATCATCGCCCATGAGTTGCACAGCGTCGGGATCGACAGCAACTGTGCGCCACTGATCGATGTAGCGGGGCCCAAGACCCATCCGTTTTTGCGCAACCGGTGCTATGGCGAAACGCCGGGGCAGGTGGCCGAGATTGGCCGCGCCGTTGCCGATGCGCTGCTGGCCGGGGGCGTGCTGCCGGTGATGAAACATATGCCGGGCCATGGCCGGGCGACGCTCGACAGCCATCACAATCTGCCCCGCGTGGATGCCCGCCGCATTGATCTGGAGGCCGTGGATTTCGCGCCGTTCCGCAGCCTGCGCGACCTGCCGATGGGCATGACGGCACATCTTGTCTATGACGCGCTGGACGACACGCCCGCGACTCTGTCGTCAGAGGTGATGCGGATCATCCGCGATGATATCGGCTTTGATAACCTTGTGATGACCGACGATATTTCGATGAAAGCCCTGCAGATGACCCCGGCGGGAAGCACCCGTGCGGCCATTGCCGCGGGCTGTGATGTCGCGCTTTTTTGCAATGGACCGCTGGAAGAACGCCGCGCCGTGGCCGAGGCCGCAGGCGAGATGACTACAGCTACCCAGACCCGCGCGCTGCGTGCGTTGGATGCGCGGCAAACCCCCGACGACGTTGACATCGACGCCCTCAGCGCCCAGCTTGAGACGCTTCTGGGCGGGGCATTGCATGGCTGA
- a CDS encoding segregation and condensation protein A: MADTTFEEDRGGAGGSVADRLAAEAFIIDVEGYEGPLDLLLSLSRTQKVDLRKVSVLQLARQYLAFVERAKELRLELAADYLVMAAWLAFLKSRLLLPPDPTEEGPSGEEMAAHLAFQLERLQAMRDAAARLMARDQLGRDFFARGQTQEITTVKKVTYTATLLDLMQGYARTRTREDFRPFVMDRDKVFTMEEALERMRGLIGYAGDWGDLSSYLPEGWESDPERRRSATAATFAASLQLVKEGHMEIRQKEIFAPIQLRKKD, from the coding sequence ATGGCTGACACGACATTCGAGGAAGACAGGGGCGGGGCCGGTGGCTCCGTGGCCGACCGGCTGGCCGCCGAGGCGTTCATCATTGATGTCGAAGGCTATGAAGGGCCGCTTGATCTGCTGCTGTCGCTGAGCCGGACGCAAAAGGTCGATCTGCGCAAGGTTTCGGTCCTGCAACTGGCGCGGCAGTATCTGGCCTTTGTCGAGCGTGCCAAAGAACTGCGGTTGGAACTGGCGGCGGATTACCTCGTCATGGCCGCATGGCTGGCTTTCCTGAAATCACGCCTTTTGCTGCCGCCGGACCCCACCGAAGAAGGCCCCTCGGGCGAAGAAATGGCCGCCCATCTGGCTTTCCAACTGGAACGCCTGCAGGCGATGCGGGACGCTGCCGCACGCCTGATGGCGCGGGATCAACTGGGCCGGGATTTCTTTGCCCGCGGCCAGACCCAAGAAATCACCACTGTCAAAAAGGTCACCTATACCGCGACGCTGCTGGACCTGATGCAGGGCTATGCGCGCACCCGCACGCGGGAGGATTTCCGCCCCTTTGTGATGGACCGCGACAAGGTCTTTACCATGGAAGAGGCGCTGGAACGGATGCGCGGGCTGATCGGCTATGCGGGCGATTGGGGTGATCTGAGCAGCTACCTGCCCGAGGGCTGGGAAAGCGATCCTGAGCGCCGCCGCTCAGCGACCGCTGCGACCTTTGCGGCCTCCCTGCAATTGGTCAAAGAGGGGCATATGGAGATCCGGCAAAAAGAGATTTTCGCCCCCATCCAACTGCGCAAGAAGGATTGA
- the scpB gene encoding SMC-Scp complex subunit ScpB: MSEEIETKEKKLFDAPSLAEQERMIEAVLFASSEPITLRELEQRLPRGSDVGEAMAFLRHRYQGRGVQVMKVGDAYAFRTAPDLGFLMHRETVETRKLSRAAIETLAIIAYHQPVTRAEIEEIRGVAVSRGTVDQLLEMEWIRFGRRKMTPGRPVTFVVTQEFLDHFGLESARDLPGLKELRSAGLLENRPPAGLLPTVGDGEDEPETTEGQSELFED, from the coding sequence GTGTCGGAAGAGATTGAAACGAAAGAAAAGAAACTGTTCGACGCGCCCTCGCTGGCCGAGCAGGAGCGTATGATCGAAGCCGTGCTTTTCGCCAGTTCCGAACCAATCACGCTGCGAGAATTGGAACAGCGGCTGCCGCGCGGCTCTGACGTGGGCGAGGCGATGGCCTTTCTGCGCCACCGCTATCAGGGGCGCGGCGTGCAGGTGATGAAAGTCGGCGACGCCTATGCTTTTCGCACCGCGCCGGACCTTGGCTTTTTGATGCATCGGGAAACGGTCGAGACCCGCAAACTCAGCCGCGCTGCGATCGAAACGCTTGCGATCATCGCCTATCACCAACCCGTCACCCGCGCCGAGATCGAAGAGATTCGCGGCGTGGCCGTGTCGCGCGGCACGGTGGATCAATTGCTTGAGATGGAGTGGATCCGCTTTGGCCGCCGTAAGATGACGCCGGGCCGTCCGGTGACCTTTGTGGTCACGCAGGAGTTTCTGGATCACTTCGGTCTGGAAAGCGCGCGGGACCTGCCGGGGCTCAAAGAACTGCGCTCTGCCGGGTTGTTGGAAAACCGCCCGCCCGCCGGTCTGCTGCCCACCGTAGGCGATGGCGAGGACGAGCCAGAAACCACCGAAGGCCAGAGCGAGCTGTTCGAAGATTGA
- a CDS encoding 2'-deoxycytidine 5'-triphosphate deaminase, whose amino-acid sequence MNGVLPNQQIAAMIDSGAIAADPAVTSAQIQPASLDLRLGNVAYRVRASFLAGHGAKVADRLEEFEMHRVDLSDGAVLEKGCVYVVPLMERLALPEGVSAVANAKSSTGRLDLLTRTITDGGTEFDRIAPGYTGPLYAEICPRSFSVLVRPGMRLNQIRFGSGDATLDDDALRALHDTTPLVDGTAVIDEGLGFSVDLRLPGTSLVGYRAKPHTGVIDLDKIGHYDPAAYWEEVHSTNGQIILDPGAFYILVSREAVTIPPAYAAEMAPYLAMVGEFRVHYAGFFDPGFGHAEAGGAGSRGVLEVRCHEAPFVLEHGQVVGRLVYEHMAQIPSQLYGADIASNYQGQGLKLSKHFRSV is encoded by the coding sequence ATGAACGGGGTGCTCCCCAACCAGCAGATTGCAGCGATGATCGACAGCGGTGCCATTGCCGCCGATCCGGCGGTGACCTCGGCGCAAATCCAGCCCGCCAGCCTTGACCTGCGGCTCGGCAATGTCGCCTACCGCGTGCGCGCGTCTTTCCTTGCGGGGCACGGGGCCAAGGTCGCGGATCGTTTGGAAGAATTCGAGATGCACCGCGTCGACCTCAGCGATGGGGCCGTGCTTGAAAAAGGCTGCGTCTATGTGGTCCCCCTGATGGAGCGGCTGGCCCTGCCCGAAGGCGTCTCTGCCGTGGCGAATGCCAAAAGCTCCACCGGGCGGCTTGATCTTCTGACCCGCACCATCACCGACGGCGGCACCGAATTTGACCGGATCGCGCCGGGCTATACCGGCCCGCTCTATGCCGAGATCTGCCCCCGTTCCTTCTCGGTGCTCGTGCGCCCCGGTATGCGGTTGAATCAAATCCGCTTTGGCAGCGGGGATGCGACGCTCGATGATGACGCCCTGCGCGCGCTGCATGACACCACGCCACTGGTGGACGGCACTGCCGTGATCGACGAAGGGTTGGGTTTTTCCGTCGATCTGCGGCTGCCCGGCACCAGCCTTGTCGGCTACCGCGCGAAGCCGCATACCGGGGTGATCGACCTCGACAAGATCGGCCACTACGACCCCGCCGCCTATTGGGAAGAGGTGCACAGCACCAATGGCCAGATCATCCTTGATCCCGGCGCGTTTTATATCCTTGTCAGCCGCGAAGCGGTGACGATCCCGCCCGCCTATGCCGCTGAAATGGCACCCTATTTGGCAATGGTCGGAGAGTTCCGCGTGCATTACGCGGGCTTCTTCGATCCGGGCTTTGGCCATGCCGAAGCAGGTGGCGCAGGCTCACGCGGGGTGCTTGAGGTGCGCTGTCACGAGGCGCCCTTTGTGCTGGAGCATGGGCAGGTCGTGGGGCGCTTGGTCTATGAGCATATGGCGCAGATCCCCAGCCAGCTTTACGGCGCCGACATCGCGTCGAATTACCAAGGTCAGGGTCTGAAACTGTCGAAGCATTTCCGCTCCGTCTGA
- a CDS encoding MerR family transcriptional regulator has protein sequence MVKSPDAFRTISEVADWLGIQAHVLRFWESKFTQVKPIKRAGGRRYYRPADMLLLGGIKKLLHDDGLTIKGVQKILREEGMTHVSSLSAPLDELDFAEPRPAPKPDIIRPETGVVLNFGGAKSDAVPEADVSDADAEEAEPAADLDENALPVKEPASAAEATPVEEAPKAPEAAPVAVPRRSPVPPSDDHPRATPDPLAPSDSATPDAPQLDEPAADAAVEPAPAMSIPSKPEPSEPEPASNASLPDFLKRPLAPEPEQATEAAPDPAPEPAEAAPQEDEVDHTPKPAIIDLPDFTPEADFPASPGLLSVGARVHRLPRDVQPRVAGLLLDLAELRARMAAEPGTETNY, from the coding sequence ATGGTCAAATCGCCGGACGCTTTTCGCACCATCTCCGAAGTCGCTGACTGGCTCGGTATTCAGGCCCATGTTCTGCGGTTCTGGGAGAGTAAGTTCACCCAAGTGAAACCCATCAAACGGGCTGGAGGGCGGCGCTATTACCGTCCGGCCGATATGCTGTTGCTGGGTGGGATCAAGAAACTGCTGCACGATGACGGGCTGACCATCAAAGGCGTCCAAAAGATCCTCCGCGAAGAAGGGATGACCCATGTGTCCTCCCTCTCTGCCCCGCTTGATGAGCTGGATTTTGCGGAGCCTCGGCCCGCCCCCAAACCTGACATCATCCGCCCGGAAACCGGGGTGGTTCTGAACTTTGGCGGCGCAAAGTCTGACGCCGTGCCCGAGGCCGATGTCTCGGACGCGGACGCCGAAGAGGCAGAGCCTGCCGCCGATCTGGACGAGAACGCTCTGCCCGTCAAAGAACCCGCAAGCGCAGCGGAGGCGACGCCTGTCGAAGAGGCACCGAAAGCACCGGAGGCCGCGCCTGTGGCGGTGCCGCGCCGCTCGCCCGTGCCGCCCTCCGATGACCACCCACGGGCCACGCCTGATCCGCTGGCCCCGTCAGACAGCGCGACGCCGGATGCGCCGCAATTGGATGAACCTGCCGCTGATGCAGCGGTTGAGCCCGCCCCGGCTATGTCCATCCCATCTAAGCCAGAACCGTCCGAGCCTGAACCGGCATCAAACGCCAGCCTCCCCGATTTTCTCAAACGCCCACTGGCTCCCGAGCCTGAACAGGCAACCGAAGCGGCGCCCGACCCCGCGCCTGAGCCCGCAGAAGCCGCGCCCCAAGAAGACGAGGTCGACCACACGCCCAAACCCGCGATCATCGATCTGCCTGATTTCACCCCCGAAGCCGATTTCCCCGCCAGCCCGGGGCTGCTGAGCGTTGGCGCCCGTGTCCACCGTCTGCCGCGTGACGTGCAACCTCGGGTCGCCGGTCTGCTGCTGGATCTGGCCGAATTGCGCGCGCGTATGGCCGCGGAACCCGGCACCGAAACAAATTACTAA
- the ihfA gene encoding integration host factor subunit alpha → MPNKTLTRMDLSEAVFREVGLSRNESAQLVEAVLEHMSDALVDGEQVKISSFGTFSVRDKTARVGRNPKTGEEVPINPRRVLTFRPSHLMKDRVAEGNKS, encoded by the coding sequence ATGCCGAACAAGACATTGACGCGCATGGATTTAAGCGAAGCTGTATTTCGTGAAGTCGGTCTTTCTCGTAATGAGAGTGCTCAACTGGTCGAAGCAGTGCTTGAGCATATGTCCGACGCTCTGGTCGACGGGGAACAGGTCAAGATTTCCTCTTTCGGCACCTTCTCGGTACGCGACAAGACCGCGCGTGTGGGCCGAAATCCGAAAACCGGCGAAGAGGTTCCGATCAACCCGCGCCGGGTGCTGACCTTCCGCCCCTCGCATTTGATGAAAGACCGCGTTGCCGAAGGCAACAAGTCCTGA
- a CDS encoding beta-ketoacyl-ACP synthase III gives MSLRAVVTGCGHYLPARVVENAEFEATLDTNDEWIRSRSGIERRHFAAEGETTSTMASAAARKALEDAGRDVSDVDAIVVATSTPDLTFPSAATMVQAELGMTSGFAFDVQAVCAGFVYALANANALIVSGQARNVLVIGAETFSRIMDWTDRSTCVLFGDGAGALLLEAQDGSDSPSDRGILATDLNSDGRYRDLLYVDGGVSTGTTGYLRMQGNQVFRHAVEKLAATANTAMDRAGVSAEDVDWIVPHQANIRIIQGTAKKLNLPMERVVVTVQDHGNTSAASIPLALSVGRERGQIKQGDLIVTEAIGGGLAWGSVVLRW, from the coding sequence ATGAGCCTGCGCGCCGTTGTCACTGGTTGTGGCCACTACCTGCCCGCCCGTGTCGTGGAAAATGCCGAATTTGAAGCGACCCTCGACACCAATGACGAATGGATCCGCTCGCGCTCGGGCATCGAACGGCGCCACTTTGCCGCCGAAGGAGAAACCACCTCCACCATGGCCAGCGCCGCAGCGCGCAAGGCGCTCGAAGACGCCGGGCGCGATGTCTCTGACGTGGATGCGATCGTCGTGGCGACCTCCACGCCTGATCTTACCTTCCCCTCCGCCGCGACCATGGTGCAGGCCGAATTGGGCATGACCAGTGGTTTTGCCTTCGACGTGCAGGCTGTCTGCGCGGGCTTCGTCTATGCGCTGGCAAACGCCAATGCCTTGATCGTATCCGGTCAGGCGCGCAATGTGCTGGTGATCGGAGCCGAGACTTTTAGCCGGATCATGGATTGGACCGACCGCTCGACCTGTGTGCTGTTTGGCGACGGCGCGGGCGCGTTGCTGCTTGAGGCGCAAGACGGCAGCGACAGCCCGTCCGACCGGGGCATCCTCGCGACGGACCTGAATTCCGACGGACGCTACCGTGATCTGCTCTACGTTGATGGCGGCGTGTCGACCGGCACCACTGGCTATCTGCGGATGCAGGGCAATCAGGTGTTTCGCCACGCGGTCGAGAAACTTGCCGCCACCGCCAATACCGCGATGGACCGCGCCGGCGTCAGCGCCGAAGATGTCGATTGGATCGTGCCGCATCAGGCCAACATCCGCATCATCCAAGGCACCGCAAAGAAATTGAACCTGCCGATGGAGCGCGTGGTCGTCACCGTACAGGACCATGGCAACACCTCGGCGGCCTCGATCCCGCTGGCGCTGTCTGTGGGCCGTGAGCGTGGCCAGATCAAACAGGGCGATCTGATCGTCACCGAAGCCATTGGCGGCGGTCTGGCGTGGGGCTCTGTTGTCCTGCGCTGGTAA
- the plsX gene encoding phosphate acyltransferase PlsX has product MTAQPDHPNAKAGHTLISVDAMGGDEGPAAVVAGCALSATANPDIGFILHGPRDQLEPLIAKRGELWGRCEIRHATDVVTMDDKPSQVVRTGKDSSMWSAIESVRSGEAAVAVSCGNTGALMAMSMIRLRKLPGVNRPAIAVLYPSSNPQGFNVMLDVGADVRADADDLLRFALMGTSYARNGMELERPRVGLLNVGTEEHKGRTELKEAYDLIRAQGDATGFEFVGFVEGGDISGNRADVIVTDGFTGNVAIKTGEGTASMIGNRLREAFKYSPLSRLASLLAYTSLRRLSKKIDPRRVNGGVFLGLNGTVVKSHGSADATGISAAIKLAAQLSQNKFNDKLAARVAATLPAEESVK; this is encoded by the coding sequence ATGACGGCCCAGCCCGATCACCCCAACGCGAAAGCCGGACACACCCTGATCTCGGTCGACGCGATGGGGGGTGACGAAGGCCCGGCAGCAGTTGTTGCCGGGTGTGCGCTTTCTGCGACAGCAAATCCCGACATTGGTTTTATCCTGCATGGTCCCCGCGATCAGTTGGAGCCTTTGATCGCCAAACGTGGCGAGTTGTGGGGCCGTTGCGAAATACGTCACGCTACGGATGTCGTCACGATGGACGACAAGCCGAGCCAAGTTGTGCGTACCGGCAAAGACAGCTCCATGTGGTCGGCCATCGAATCCGTGCGCAGCGGAGAGGCGGCCGTGGCTGTCTCTTGCGGCAATACCGGCGCGCTGATGGCGATGTCGATGATACGGCTGCGTAAATTGCCGGGCGTGAACCGCCCTGCGATTGCCGTGCTCTACCCGTCTTCCAACCCCCAGGGGTTCAACGTGATGCTCGACGTGGGCGCCGATGTGCGCGCCGACGCCGATGATCTGTTGCGTTTCGCGCTGATGGGCACCTCCTATGCCCGCAACGGCATGGAACTGGAACGCCCCCGCGTCGGTCTGCTGAACGTCGGCACCGAAGAGCATAAGGGCCGTACTGAACTCAAAGAAGCCTACGATCTGATTCGGGCCCAAGGCGATGCCACCGGGTTTGAATTCGTCGGTTTCGTCGAGGGCGGCGATATCTCGGGCAACCGCGCCGATGTCATCGTGACCGACGGTTTCACCGGCAATGTCGCGATCAAGACCGGCGAAGGCACCGCCAGCATGATCGGCAACCGCCTGCGCGAGGCGTTCAAATACTCGCCCCTGTCCCGGCTGGCCTCGCTGCTGGCCTATACATCCCTGCGCCGCCTCAGCAAAAAGATCGACCCACGCCGTGTGAACGGTGGCGTCTTTCTGGGTCTGAACGGCACGGTGGTGAAATCGCACGGCTCTGCCGATGCGACCGGCATCTCTGCTGCGATCAAACTCGCCGCGCAGTTGTCGCAGAATAAATTCAATGACAAGCTGGCCGCTCGCGTTGCCGCGACGCTGCCAGCCGAGGAGTCCGTCAAATGA
- the rpmF gene encoding 50S ribosomal protein L32 codes for MAVQQNKVSKSRRNNRRAHDSLSAANPNECSNCGELKRPHHICAACGHYDDTEVVALTEEVDLEDDAA; via the coding sequence ATGGCTGTCCAACAGAATAAAGTATCTAAATCCCGCCGCAACAACCGCCGCGCCCACGATTCGCTGTCCGCAGCGAACCCGAACGAATGTTCGAACTGCGGTGAGTTGAAGCGCCCCCACCACATCTGCGCTGCTTGCGGTCACTATGACGACACCGAAGTTGTCGCCCTGACCGAAGAAGTAGACCTGGAAGACGACGCAGCATAA
- a CDS encoding YceD family protein has translation MSRKSPTPTALRVADLSQTEPNGFALRPEAEALAQIAEELNLSALRKLSFSGSIKPLGKQDWQLDGKLGATVVQPCVVTLEPVTTRIDANITRRFVHDFELPDEEEVEMPEDDTTEPLGQWIDPAQVMIEALALEVPEYPRKGDVELGQMVHAEPGQKPMTDEDARPFAGLGALRDALKKDET, from the coding sequence ATGTCGCGCAAATCACCTACGCCCACCGCTCTACGGGTCGCTGACCTGTCCCAGACGGAGCCAAACGGCTTTGCGCTGCGCCCTGAGGCAGAGGCGCTGGCGCAGATCGCCGAGGAGTTGAACCTCTCCGCGCTGCGCAAACTCAGCTTTTCAGGGAGCATCAAACCCCTCGGCAAGCAGGACTGGCAGCTTGACGGGAAATTGGGCGCGACCGTGGTGCAGCCCTGCGTGGTCACGCTGGAACCCGTTACCACGCGCATCGACGCGAATATCACCCGCCGCTTCGTCCATGATTTCGAACTCCCCGATGAGGAGGAGGTCGAAATGCCCGAGGACGACACGACCGAACCGCTGGGGCAATGGATCGACCCTGCGCAGGTGATGATTGAGGCGCTGGCGTTGGAAGTGCCGGAATACCCCCGCAAGGGCGATGTCGAACTGGGCCAGATGGTCCATGCCGAACCCGGGCAGAAACCGATGACCGACGAAGACGCGCGGCCCTTCGCGGGCTTGGGTGCCCTGCGCGATGCGCTAAAGAAAGACGAAACCTAA
- a CDS encoding outer membrane protein assembly factor BamE, whose protein sequence is MRKSKQTGKTSLRLAGMGLALLLTACSPQYENHGYVPPQDQLEQVVVGSDTKESVAQKIGVPTVSGVLSDDSYYYVKMRKRALGFLAAKEIEREVVTVSFNEAGVVSNVERFGLERGQVVPLSRRVTTSPVADNTFLRQLLGNIGRFSPSAFGS, encoded by the coding sequence ATGCGCAAATCGAAACAGACCGGCAAGACGAGTCTCCGGCTCGCAGGTATGGGCCTTGCACTGCTTCTCACAGCCTGCAGCCCGCAGTATGAAAACCACGGCTATGTGCCGCCGCAGGACCAGCTTGAGCAGGTCGTCGTTGGCAGCGATACCAAAGAAAGCGTCGCCCAGAAGATCGGTGTGCCCACCGTTTCAGGTGTTTTGAGCGATGATAGTTACTATTACGTTAAAATGCGCAAACGGGCTCTGGGCTTTCTGGCCGCCAAAGAGATCGAGCGTGAAGTGGTGACCGTCAGCTTCAATGAGGCGGGTGTGGTGTCGAATGTCGAACGCTTTGGGCTGGAACGCGGGCAAGTTGTGCCGCTATCGCGCCGCGTGACGACATCTCCCGTAGCCGATAACACCTTCCTGCGTCAGCTTCTGGGCAACATCGGCCGCTTTAGCCCCTCGGCATTCGGCAGCTAA
- a CDS encoding GNAT family N-acetyltransferase — MTHAPPGRYLTREAITPADITRAQTLRAQCFQTGTTPDRDPFDAAARHFLVEDRASDRLICCFRLTRFQGTSLGQSYAAQFYDLSRLYRMEGAMLELGRFCIHPDWHDPDIQRLAWGQLAREVDRSSAALLFGCSSFAGTDPAAYRDAFALLKQQHLAPAHWRPAAKAADIHAYARDSHTADPRRARQQIPPLLRSYLAMGGWVSDHAVIDRQMNTLHVFTGLEIAAIPPNRARLLRALA, encoded by the coding sequence ATGACCCATGCGCCCCCGGGCCGATATCTGACGCGCGAAGCCATCACGCCTGCTGACATTACCCGTGCGCAGACGCTTCGGGCGCAATGTTTTCAGACCGGAACCACCCCAGACAGAGACCCCTTCGACGCGGCTGCACGGCATTTTCTGGTCGAGGACCGCGCCAGCGATAGGCTGATCTGCTGCTTTCGCCTGACGCGGTTTCAGGGCACGAGCCTTGGCCAAAGCTATGCCGCGCAATTCTATGACCTGAGCCGCCTATACCGGATGGAGGGCGCCATGCTGGAACTTGGGCGCTTTTGCATTCATCCAGATTGGCACGATCCGGATATTCAGCGCCTCGCTTGGGGGCAGTTGGCGCGAGAGGTCGACCGCAGCAGTGCGGCGCTTCTGTTCGGCTGTTCCTCCTTTGCGGGCACCGATCCTGCCGCCTACCGCGATGCCTTTGCCCTGTTGAAACAGCAGCACCTTGCCCCGGCACACTGGCGGCCTGCCGCCAAAGCCGCGGATATCCACGCCTACGCCCGCGACAGCCATACCGCAGATCCCCGGCGCGCGCGCCAGCAGATCCCGCCGCTGCTGCGCAGCTATCTGGCGATGGGGGGATGGGTCAGCGATCACGCTGTGATCGACCGGCAGATGAACACGCTGCACGTCTTTACCGGGCTTGAGATCGCCGCGATCCCACCCAACCGCGCGCGGCTCTTGCGTGCATTGGCCTGA